In Sphaeramia orbicularis chromosome 12, fSphaOr1.1, whole genome shotgun sequence, the following proteins share a genomic window:
- the sigmar1 gene encoding sigma non-opioid intracellular receptor 1 — translation MSVLKTCCKLLVFVSVAVLTVQLLRHWIATKQYVFDKEDIAKLAKQYAGQDHEQAFSKVVVELRKRYPGHILPDEDLQWIFVNAGGWMGSMCLLHASLTEYLLLFGTAVDTSGHSGRYWAEISDTIISGTFRQWKEGTTKSEIYYPGDFIVHGIGEATSVQWSAGTWMVEYGRGIIPSTLGFALADTLFSTQDFVTMFYIIRVYAKALLLEAGTLLTEAGVF, via the exons ATGTCTGTGTTAAAAACCTGTTGCAAACTGTTGGTGTTCGTCTCAGTCGCCGTCCTGACTGTGCAGCTGCTACGACACTGGATAGCTACCAAGCAGTATGTTTTCGACAAAGAAGACATCGCCAAATTGGCTAAACAGTACGCAG GACAGGACCATGAGCAGGCCTTCTCCAAAGTGGTGGTGGAGCTCaggaagag GTACCCGGGCCACATCCTGCCAGATGAAGACCTTCAGTGGATCTTCGTGAATGCAGGAGGCTGGATGGGCTCAATGTGCCTCCTGCATGCTTCACTCACAGAGTACCTGCTGCTGTTTGGAACTGCAGTGGACACCAGCGGACACTCAG GTCGTTACTGGGCTGAAATTTCAGACACAATCATCTCTGGTACCTTCAGACAATGGAAGGAAGGGACTACAAAGAGTGAAATCTACTATCCAG GTGACTTTATTGTACACGGCATCGGCGAGGCCACGTCAGTGCAGTGGAGCGCTGGGACATGGATGGTGGAGTACGGTCGAGGCATCATCCCCTCCACGCTGGGATTCGCTCTGGCAGACACTCTGTTCAGCACTCAGGACTTTGTAACAATGTTCTACATTATACGCGTCTATGCCAAGGCTCTGCTGCTCGAAGCTGGAACATTACTCACAGAGGCAGGTGTTTTCTGA